Below is a window of Naumovozyma castellii chromosome 9, complete genome DNA.
ACGTGAGTGTCAGGGGTAGATGTCCAAGGAACGTGGTTTGATAGATTATCTTGTGGATTAAGTTAAGGAGTATTTGACCTGGAAGAACAAAGGAGTTCTGTCACAGATGTCTGTTTTGTTCTCTTTTTGCATGCCATAATACAGAAAACCGTTGAACTAGTATATTATTCCCTTACGTAATCGCCGTTAACagttttttgaaaaaaattaagcATCACTTGAAATGGCTCGTTTATGAAAAACGTCCAAAGAGTTTTTAATCATGTATCTAATCGATACGACCGGTCACTAAACGATTTTAAAGTACTCAAGTTGTTTAAACCATAATTAAACTTCTCTTGTCAGCTTTTACAACACAAAAACTTTTACTTAGTGAACCAACAAAAGTGAACTCTAACAATGACGAAGAAGTCTTCTTTGAACCCTAAAACAACAAAGTTCGAATTTGGTGGGGTCCTAGGTACAATGGTCATGACCGTGGCACTCCCCATTCTCTCCGTCATACTAAACCAAATGATCAGACCAGATTATCATATTGAAGGCTGTTTCCGGAATTTTGACTGGAATCGAGTAACTCAAGGATTACAGCCAGTCTCAGGATTGATCTCTAATACCCGTACTTGGACATATTACATACTCTGGTTTCTATCATTGCTATTCTTTGACACGGTGCTACCTGGAAAATGGATGCAAGGGATTACGCTAAGAGATGGAAGTTCGTTATGGTATAAGATTAATGGTATTAGCGTAGTAGCCATGCTATCTTTGATATTGGCAGTTAGATGGAAATTGACGGATGGTCTAATGCCAGAGTTGCAATATTTATACTCTCATCAAGTTGAACTATGTGTTGTCAGTATCATTTTTGCATTTATACTAGCCTGCTATTGTTACGTGGTTAGTTTCATCCCActtttattcaataaaacaaataaagAGGGAACAAAGGAGAAAATACTAGCTGTTGGTGGTAACTCtggaaatattatttatgaTTGGTTCATTGGAAGGGAATTGAACCCAAGAATTGGGCCCATTGATATTAAGATGTTTTGTGAACTAAGACCAGGTATGATGTTATGGTTGCTGATCAATTTATCATGTTTAcataattattatttggagTATGACGGCAAAATTAATGATGCCCTATTGCTTATAAATTTGCTTCAAGGGTTTTATATCCTTGATGGGGTGTTGAATGAGGAAGGTGTGCTATCAATGATGGACATTACCACTGATGGATTTGGATTTATGCTAGCATTTGGAGATCTAACGTTTGTCCCATTTACTTATTCTTTACAGGCAAGATACCTTAGCGTTTCACCAATCCATCTAGGCTATGTCAA
It encodes the following:
- the ERG24 gene encoding delta(14)-sterol reductase (ancestral locus Anc_3.81), which gives rise to MTKKSSLNPKTTKFEFGGVLGTMVMTVALPILSVILNQMIRPDYHIEGCFRNFDWNRVTQGLQPVSGLISNTRTWTYYILWFLSLLFFDTVLPGKWMQGITLRDGSSLWYKINGISVVAMLSLILAVRWKLTDGLMPELQYLYSHQVELCVVSIIFAFILACYCYVVSFIPLLFNKTNKEGTKEKILAVGGNSGNIIYDWFIGRELNPRIGPIDIKMFCELRPGMMLWLLINLSCLHNYYLEYDGKINDALLLINLLQGFYILDGVLNEEGVLSMMDITTDGFGFMLAFGDLTFVPFTYSLQARYLSVSPIHLGYVKFFSILSLMCLGYWIFHSSNSQKSKFRQGKLSHLKSIQTKRGTKLLCDGWWAKSQHMNYFGDWLISLSWCLTTWFQTPLTYYYSLYFATLLLHRQQRDEEKCHEKYGKDWEEYQRKVPYKIIPYVY